Proteins found in one Hoplias malabaricus isolate fHopMal1 chromosome 17, fHopMal1.hap1, whole genome shotgun sequence genomic segment:
- the frmpd1b gene encoding FERM and PDZ domain-containing protein 1, translating to MEERERSRSRSPRRVRRVEQVVGRWLRRSRDSLSRERILGDRKSSRLDDCSQQHFPVKETVEVIRDAVLDSHGFTLSTQLPLLVRDVTPGGPADGRLLPGDQVLKVNNKAIDDFSSEYVEQMIRDCQDSVTMTVLRNMLNPKSSFMSAEKRARLRRNPVKVRFAEEVVVNGHTQGNSLLFLPNVLKVYLENGQTKAFKFDKTTSVKDIVLTLKEKLSIRSIEHFSLVLEQQYSITKLLLLHEDELIQKVVQKKDSHDYRCLFRVCFIPRDPVDLLHDDPVAFEYLFHQSVGDVLQERFAVEMKCNTALRLAVLHMHERMASCGQTTRTSVKSIMKEFGLESFISPTLLRNMREKDLRKALTSHMKKIQSLLEPRQKVISVPQARLAYLTQMAELISYSGRTYNATMLLQDRESLVSLLVGARYGISQILNHKLNMISTIIDFHYITRVEVLSESDRISMLKIYLHDIQPLALLMDSVAAKDLACLLAGYCRLLVDPNKNVFRWGPRPKIRRIPLDEGYGFRCGSDSEESSDEDYSMDNLLDAQHSEDSASTHTNVEKEDEKIDKNLDARAETVRVYVTHAEELDKAVESGLDVTSTTGSVEDEDYAARVDALLETGWYTDPRVNSSFSSLSSNSLNALEESCRASTTGPGALDSFQEELPKSDQATGTGFDVHHPYLLEVPEQPSEKQEKLDIAGRPSDLPYGRHTGLLSQMADYLPSPPEASDDALSDEEEDVEDENGNDRFRLGMSSDLDAVLASGSSNSIKATVAGVNVQELLARIRRHPACMQEWKNPGLLHKELLKAKGSLARVKPPPPPPPPRTVSVRVLERAKESRESGTESEDEFFDAQDRLTPPILDRLAEGDMHVNSKDHGRRINDVKISVEAKSPHDAMQNREDKHQSSLPINTNNLNQKPSLLNHLTLDANIVNNQELEVHQPSLPLLPQQTLLESKPVNNHVSEQGQQCNGDIPGRNAHLPSELLEMEPDTMEFKPVTTTGPPLCSPLIKAVRQAKSPSSVDPALLNGSQQQNQTANHVAEYFEHLKNPDAQNVTNQTEISEDTKIDTVRIENTTENQALPIPQPKISDSNLSVSAKPPVPPKPKIPVLSSPPTVSNSATAIKGKNHVPPNGLSLHPWSQRNGSNPAPALSKGVSLSHENLRSELNNENTTVKGSSASTTPTPTSTPTPSPSVAIRGSISMDPKDPFGIGVNFSSRISSGRLPASALRGKIQDMPWYLTRSQEILGTVALSGDKSADTKVSKDASEDCERKESPKATSVPALTDWKEKDAEVIVVKLKDGPQEATSHVKETDGKMLSSDHPDLRQNWLGDSTELLSRLGTCKSEQPQSQNNNVTKDGLEESSPQSNTSTPHREACGCHTVYANCFSGDVEDVCGFDDDLTVYEFSRQKRISKPPQASTTPSSLCAPNSNILSLLRDSPRPLSTSSELSPLLAPPRPFEPRPLGCGPLMDPLRDLQGRRYLTGPKGTGLTGGYVSLHRDIDELLLVLKNGETAINPPCHKGQCEKGMNGNSFPETERCLVQAEARRLASGCQRATRVGWAPDDALLSLGNSFGALVHLSAACLRVSCSDCGGCHGDIDGAEALRKLQEIVCLYKEFVTAVETAQEAEGVRLLAKQCTVLISTVFSLTQLFRTHTPDTDNRHLTLNF from the exons atggaggagagagagaggagcaggagTCGATCCCCACGGAGGGTTCGGAGGGTGGAACAAGTCGTGGGAAGATGGCTGCGCCGCTCACGGGACTCTCTCAGCAG GGAGCGTATTCTAGGGGACAGGAAGTCCAGTCGCTTGGATGATTGCAGTCAGCAGCATTTTCCAGTGAAGGAGACTGTGGAGGTGATCAGAGATGCTGTGTTGGACTCTCATGGCTTTACCCTCTCCACACAGCTCCCCCTGCTGGTCAGGGATGTCACACCAG GAGGACCAGCAGATGGTCGTCTCTTACCCGGTGACCAAGTGCTGAAAGTGAATAATAAAGCCATAGATGACTTTTCCTCAGAATACGTGGAGCAAATGATCAG AGACTGCCAGGATTCAGTTACCATGACTGTCCTCAGAAACATGCTG AACCCCAAGTCCTCGTTCATGAGTGCTGAAAAGAGAGCTCGCCTGAGAAGAAATCCAGTTAAAGTGCGCTTTGCAGAGGAGGTGGTCGTCAACGGACACACTCAG GGAaactctcttctcttcctcccCAATGTGCTGAAGGTCTACCTGGAGAATGGACAGACTAAAGCCTTTAAATTTGATAAAACCACTTCCGTCAAG GACATAGTGCTGACTCTGAAAGAGAAGTTGTCGATTCGTTCTATTGAGCACTTCTCCCTGGTGCTAGAACAGCAATATAGCATCACCAAACTCCTGTTACTGCATGAAGACGAGCTCATACAGAAG GTGGTACAGAAAAAGGACTCTCATGATTACAGATGTCTGTTCCGAGTATGTTTCATCCCTAGAGACCCTGTGGATCTGCTACATGATGACCCAGTCGCCTTTGAATACCTCTTCCATCAG AGTGTAGGGGATGTGCTGCAGGAACGATTTGCAGTAGAGATGAAGTGTAACACTGCATTAAGGCTTGCAGTGCTGCATATGCATGAAAGAATGGCAAGCTGTGGACAAACCACTAGAACATCTGTCAAGAGCATCAT GAAGGAGTTTGGCCTAGAGAGCTTTATTTCACCTACATTACTGAGAaacatgagagagaaagaccttAGAAAAGCCCTGACCAGTCACATGAAGAAGATTCAGTCATTGCTGGAGCCTCGCCAGAAA gtcATCTCTGTACCTCAAGCCAGGTTGGCATATTTAACACAGATGGCAGAGCTGATATCATACAGTGGAAGAACCTACAATGCCACCATGCTG CTGCAGGACCGGGAGTCACTAGTGAGTTTGCTGGTGGGAGCACGGTATGGCATCAGTCAAATATTAAACCACAAACTCAACATGATCTCCACCATCATAGACTTCCATTACATTACCCGCGTGGAGGTGCTCTCAGAGTCAGACAGAATCAGCATGCTGAAGATCTACCTGCATGATATCCAG CCCCTGGCCTTGTTAATGGATTCTGTAGCTGCTAAGGACTTGGCTTGTCTGCTGGCTGGTTACTGCAGATTATTGGTGGACCCCAATAAAAATGTCTTCCGCTGGGGCCCTAGGCCTAAAATACGGCGTATACCTTTAGATGAAG GCTATGGGTTCCGCTGTGGAAGTGACTCAGAGGAGAGCTCAGATGAAGATTATTCCATGGACAACTTGCTGGATGCACAGCACTCCGAAGATTCAGCCTCAACTCATACAAATGTTGAAAAAGAAGATGAGAAGATTGACAAAAATCTTGATGCCAGAGCAGAGACTGTACGAGTGTATGTGACCCATGCAGAAGAGCTGGATAAAGCAGTGGAAAGTGGTCTAGATGTAACAAGTACAACTGGCTCTGTTGAAGATGAGGACTATGCAGCAAGGGTAGATGCACTTCTGGAGACAGGGTGGTACACTGACCCAAGGGTTAATAGCAGCTTCTCTAGTCTTTCCAGTAACTCCCTCAATGCTCTGGAAGAGAGTTGCAGGGCATCCACTACAGGGCCTGGTGCTTTAGACAGTTTTCAGGAGGAGCTACCTAAATCAGACCAAGCTACTGGGACCGGCTTTGATGTCCATCATCCATACTTACTAGAGGTGCCTGAACAGCCCAGTGAAAAGCAGGAAAAATTAGACATTGCAGGGAGACCCTCTGACCTTCCATATGGTAGGCACACAGGCTTGCTCTCCCAAATGGCAGACTACCTCCCCAGCCCACCAGAAGCCAGTGATGATGCACTTAGTGATGAAGAAGAGGATGTTGAAGATGAAAATGGAAATGACAGATTCAGACTAGGCATGTCTTCAGACCTAGACGCTGTTCTGGCATCAGGTAGTAGCAACAGCATAAAAGCTACAGTAGCTGGTGTCAATGTTCAAGAACTCTTAGCAAGAATCCGCAGGCATCCGGCATGCATGCAAGAATGGAAGAACCCTGGCCTTCTGCATAAGGAACTATTAAAAGCAAAGGGATCGTTGGCCAGAGTAaaacctccacctcctcctccacctccaagaACAGTGTCTGTAAGAGTCCTCGAAAGAGCGAAGGAATCCAGGGAGAGTGGTACAGAATCAGAAGATGAATTCTTTGATGCCCAGGATCGTCTCACACCACCTATCTTGGATCGTCTTGCAG aGGGAGACATGCATGTGAATAGCAAGGATCATGGTCGAAGAATAAATGATGTCAAGATCAGTGTGGAGGCCAAGTCACCACATGATGCCATGCAGAATAGAGAGGACAAGCATCAGAGTTCTTTACCCATCAATACAAACAATCTAAATCAGAAACCTTCCCTCCTTAATCATCTCACTCTTGATGCAAATATTGTTAATAACCAAGAGTTGGAGGTTCACCAACCCTCACTTCCTCTGCTTCCTCAACAAACCCTGCTTGAATCAAAGCCTGTGAATAATCATGTCTCTGAACAGGGCCAACAATGTAATGGAGATATACCTGGCCGCAATGCTCACTTACCCTCAGAACTTTTGGAGATGGAGCCAGACACTATGGAGTTTAAGCCTGTTACTACAACTGGACCACCTTTGTGTTCCCCCTTAATCAAGGCAGTGCGGCAAGCTAAATCTCCATCTTCAGTGGATCCTGCACTTTTGAATGGATCCCAGCAGCAAAATCAAACTGCCAATCACGTAGCAGAGTACTTTGAACATCTCAAAAACCCTGATGCCCAAAATGTCACAAATCAAACAGAAATTTCAGAGGATACGAAAATTGACACTGTCAGGATAGAAAACACCACAGAAAACCAAGCACTACCTATTCCCCAACCCAAAATATCAGACAGTAATCTTTCTGTTTCTGCCAAACCTCCTGTGCCCCCAAAACCCAAAATACCTGTTCTTTCTAGTCCACCAACAGTTTCAAATAGTGCCACTGCTATAAAAGGCAAAAACCATGTACCTCCAAATGGACTTTCCTTGCACCCCTGGTCCCAGCGTAATGGGTCCAACCCAGCCCCCGCTCTGAGTAAGGGTGTCTCTCTGAGCCATGAGAACCTTAGAAGTGAACTAAACAATGAGAATACTACCGTCAAAGGGAGCAGTGCATCAACTACTCCAACCCCCACCTCAACACCAACTCCATCCCCATCTGTGGCCATCAGAGGATCAATAAGCATGGATCCCAAAGATCCATTCGGGATTGGGGTGAATTTCTCCAGCAGGATTTCTTCTGGACGTCTTCCTGCTTCAGCACTACGTGGAAAGATCCAAGATATGCCTTGGTATCTTACCCGATCACAGGAAATTCTGGGTACAGTAGCACTGTCTGGAGATAAATCAGCAGACACTAAAGTATCGAAGGATGCAAGTGAGGACTGTGAACGTAAGGAATCTCCAAAAGCCACTTCCGTACCTGCTTTGACTGACTGGAAAGAGAAAGATGCTGAGGTAATTGTTGTAAAACTCAAAGACGGACCACAAGAAGCAACCTCACATGTTAAAGAGACTGATGGAAAAATGTTATCATCTGATCACCCAGACCTGAGGCAGAATTGGTTGGGAGACTCTACTGAACTCTTGTCGCGCTTGGGAACGTGCAAATCTGAGCAACCACAGTCTCAGAACAACAATGTTACTAAGGATGGTCTAGAAGAGTCCTCTCCTCAATCGAACACCAGCACACCCCATCGCGAAGCATGTGGCTGCCACACTGTTTATGCCAACTGCTTCAGTGGGGATGTGGAGGATGTGTGTGGCTTTGATGATGACCTCACAGTGTACGAGTTTTCCCGCCAGAAACGGATCAGCAAGCCACCTCAGGCCTCCACCACACCTTCATCCCTCTGTGCCCCTAATTCAAACATCCTGTCTCTGCTGCGAGACTCACCACGACCCCTCTCAACCTCCTCTGAGCTTAGTCCACTCCTAGCCCCACCCAGGCCATTCGAGCCTCGACCCCTAGGCTGTGGCCCATTGATGGATCCACTGCGGGACCTCCAAGGCAGACGGTACTTAACGGGCCCAAAAGGTACAGGGCTTACAGGGGGCTATGTCTCGCTGCACAGAGACATAGATGAGCTTCTGCTGGTGCTAAAGAATGGAGAGACTGCAATAAATCCTCCTTGCCACAAGGGACAATGCGAGAAGGGAATGAACGGAAACTCATTCCCCGAAACAGAGCGCTGCCTGGTCCAGGCTGAGGCCCGGAGGCTGGCATCAGGATGCCAGCGCGCAACACGTGTCGGTTGGGCACCGGATGATGCTCTTCTTTCTCTAGGCAACAGCTTCGGGGCTCTGGTGCATCTATCAGCTGCTTGCTTACGAGTTTCCTGCTCAGACTGTGGAGGTTGCCATGGTGATATTGATGGGGCAGAGGCCCTAAGGAAGCTTCAGGAGATTGTGTGTCTGTATAAGGAGTTTGTGACAGCTGTGGAAACAGCCCAGGAGGCAGAGGGTGTCCGACTGCTGGCCAAACAGTGCACAGTCCTAATCTCCACTGTCttttcactcacacagctcttCAGAACACATACTCCAGATACGGACAACAGACACTTGACTCTGAACTTTTGA